Sequence from the Vibrio alfacsensis genome:
GCGCGGCCATAGAGGATGACAAATCTCGACCAATACGATGTTCATTGTGTAGCGCTGTTGAACTGCCGAACGACGCTGCGTGTTGAGAGGACAACATATCGAGCGTTGTATCTTTGGATATATCCGTGCTGACTTGTGTGAGCGTGTGAGTTAATGCCATTGACGAAGATGAATCTATCGCTTTCTCGCCTTGAGCGCTTTGCTGTTCAGTGCTGGCAGGCTCAGCGTGCTCAAATGATGGCGTAAGGGGAGCAAAGACACTCTGCAAATTAAATGATTCCGTCGTGTTCTGCTGATTGAATCCATTGGCGGCAGTTACGGAACTTTTCTGTGCCGATGCTTCGCCACACGCTAAACCGGATGGCTGTTTCATTGCATTCACTAGCATCTGTTAGTACTCCATCGTCATGGCAAGATGGTAAGCTTGAGCTCGTTCTTGTTCTGATTGCATGTTTTCTAACTTATTTTCTAGCTCACAGGCCGCTTTTTTTAAGGCACAAAAAGCCTGACGGTGGGAAAATTTGAGCTTTTCAATATCGTAACGAAGAGCCGGTTCGCTGAGGCAGTTAGGGTCGCTTCTCAAGATATTCCCCATGGTCATATCAAGTTGCTTAAGCGCATCCCAATCTTGATGCTCTACCGCTTCTTCGATGCAATTTGTCAACCGCTTAAGGAGAGCGGATGTGACTTTAGGCGAGTTTTCCAAAACCTACCCATCCTTCTCGAATGTTGCCCATAACGCGTTCAACGTTAGTGAGTTTGTCTAAATCGTTGTGTACGCTAGCGTTAAACAGTTCTAGTTGGCAAAAGTCATAGAGTTGATGCAAGTTTTCAGCAATCTCACCGCCGTTTTCCATATCTAGCGCGCTGTCTAAGCCCACTAAGATATTCATGCATTTATTGATGCTTGCCCCTTTTTGCGCCAGTCGTCCTGCACTCATGTGGCCACGAGCACGTTCTACTTCATTGAGTAGTCCGTCTATTAGCATCACCACAAGTTGGTGTGGTGATGCAGCGGCGGCCTGCGCATTCAAATCTACTTGTTGGTACGAATCGTACCCAGAATCTAAAAACATATAAGTTTATCTCCTAGCCAAACAACGACATGTTTGAGTTCATTTGAGTAATAACGGCGTTCATTTGCGTAAATTGTGCAAGGTACCGGTTGTAAGACATGCTGTATTTGCGATCGAGTTGATCCATTTTGTCGTCAATTCGGCTGACATTGTTCTCTAACGTCTCTTTTTTGGTCGATAACATGCCGCTGCCCGTTTGGATGTAAGGCTCCATGACCTTTTCCATCGAGTCGAGTAAGCCACCGTCACCGTTAAACAATTGCTCTAATGCCGCGCCACCATTTTTTTGTGCCTCAGTGAACTTTTCGTCATCTAACGCAAGTTTTCCTTCGCTGTTAATACTCAGTCCAACGGTGTATAAACTGGTGCCACTAAACTCAGTTCG
This genomic interval carries:
- the fliS gene encoding flagellar export chaperone FliS is translated as MFLDSGYDSYQQVDLNAQAAAASPHQLVVMLIDGLLNEVERARGHMSAGRLAQKGASINKCMNILVGLDSALDMENGGEIAENLHQLYDFCQLELFNASVHNDLDKLTNVERVMGNIREGWVGFGKLA